Sequence from the Metasolibacillus fluoroglycofenilyticus genome:
AAAGCAGGCAATGCACTGCTTTTGAGACGCCTCTCCAACCCTACTATTTATTCAGCATTTCCAAATCTGCACCTTAGGCTCAGACAACGTTATCCCTTTACCTGTTTTCTCAAATTTTAAAAACCATTATTTTGCTATATTGCCACTCCAGCTAATGGGATTTAACCTTGCCACAGATGCATCCTATAATTAATTTTTATTCCTTCAATGTAAATACTTTCACGTGCTCGTTTAATGTATGGGCCATTTCGTTTGTTTCGTTAGAGCTTTGTGCTACTTCGTCGATGCTATCTGTCGTTTGTAGAGTAGCGCTCGTTAGACTGTTCATCGCTGTTTCAATTTCCCCAATCGCAATCGTTAGATGTTGAATCATTTGTACGACATGCTCCGATTTTTCTGCCTCTGCTGTCATCATTGAGGAAATACCAATAATCTCTTCTACTGTTTCTGTTACTGCCTGCGAAATGGCATGTAAAGATTCAGTCGTAAGCTTTACAGTTTCTGTTCCTTTTTCGATATATTTCGTATTGTCCTTAGATGATGCAATCACATGCTCAATATTGACCATAATGTCCTGCACCAATGTTTCCACCTGTGACACTTCACGATTTGATTGCTCTGCTAGCTTCCGTACTTCCTCTGCCACAACAGCAAAGCCTTTGCCATGCTCACCTGCTCTAGCCGATTCGATTGATGCATTGAGTGCTAACAAATTCGTTTGCGCAGCAATCTCTGAAATCGTTGTCGTAATTGCTTGAATTTTTGTTGCAGATGCAACTAAATTTTCAACTGTCTGGCTTACTTCATCAGAGCCTTTTTGAATAAGGGCAATATCATTGTTAATGTCTAATGCACGCTGCTCCCCATCTCGTGCAATTTTCAATGTCGTGTGAGAATTTTCTACAGTATGGTCTGCCTTCGTTTTCATTATTTGCAATTCTTTTGCTAAATCAGCAAGTGCATCGCTCGCTTTTTCTGCATTGTGCATCCCACCAGTAATTGAGCCTGTAACCTCACTAATATTGTCAGCTACGCTCTTCATTGTATCTGTCATGCTGTTCAACGTACTTGCTGACTTTTCCGCATTACTAGATAGCGTATGTGATGTCTGGCGCATTGATAAAATCATGCTTTGCAAATTGTCTATCATTTGATTTAAAGTTAAAGCTAAATCGCCTACTTCATCATGGTTTTTAATCATTGTTTTATCAACGGCTAAATTACCATTTGCAATTTCTTTCGCTTGATTAATTAAAATGCTAATTGGCTTTACTTTACGACGAATTAAGAAGCCTGTAATTACCGACGCTAAAAACATTGGGAAAATGCTTATTAAAATACCATTGCGTACAACATCCCAAGTACGCTCTTTAACAATATTTGCATCAAAATCGATTACGCTAATAGCAATAATTTCTTTCGTTGGGTCATGGTCTTTGAAAATAGGCGCATAGCCTGATAAACGCTCCATCCCACCATAAGTATATATTTCAGAATATGTTGGGTGCTTGTCCTGTAATAAAGCGCTTACAGCTTTCTCATCAACATAAAATGCATCGCCAATTTTAAAACCGTCCTGCACAAGATGCTGGTCAAGTGCTAGCAGTGTCCCTTCAAGCGTTAAAATATACTGTGTTTGAAAAATATTTTTATGTGCTGTTGTCCAATTCAAAGCATCGCTCATTTCTTGCTTTTTCGCATCGTTACCATTTAAAGCTTGCTCAACATCAGCAGCAGCAATTAAACCTGTCGTAATATTAGCACAGCCATAAGCTTCTATTCCTGCAGCCTCATATATTTTATTATAAGCTGTGATATATGTAGCAAATGAACTAATGCTTAACATCACGACTAAAATACCAGCAATGATCGTACCAAGTTGGAAAGTCAATGAATTTCGCAGATTCATAATATATTTCTCCTTTTTTATTCGTATGAAGCAATCATACTATAAAAAAGATGTATTTCAAAAGAATCTTTTTAAAAGCATTTGAAAATCGCTATTTCCTTTTAATTTAGCACGCCGCTCCCCATAGTTTTAATTCCCTCTCGTATCATATTATTACTAATTTCTACAATAATAGAAATAGTATGTATATAATAAAGAAGGGGGGTGTGTTTTTGAAGAAAGAATATATGATTATACTGTTTGCTTTTATTATTTTTTTGAGCACTGCTCATTATGTAGATGCACGTTCTTTTTCAATTGACCGTGTACATATTAAAGCATGGATTGAACCAAATGGAGATGTGCTCATTAATGAAGTTTTTAATTATTCTTTTTCTGGGCAATACAAAAAAATCCAACGTTCCATTCAAACAGATGGCCATGATGGTGTTGAATTTTTTGAAGCTCATTTATTGCAAAATCATAATGCGGAACCTGGCTTTATTGGGAAGGACCAACTACAGCCCTTAAATGTTGATTTAGAAGGCAATACATACAATGCTGAGCTTCCTAGTAATGATGAAAAGATAACGGTTTTTTTCCTATATAAACTAAAAAACGCCGTTCGCTCCTATGACACATATAGTGATTTGACAATCCCTTTCTTTGGCATGGGAAGCAATCATTCAGAGGATTTGCATAATGTGACAATCGATTTCGTTTTCCCACAGGCAATGCAAAATTATTACCCATTCCTTCATGGAGCAGACGGAGAAATTACAGGACAAACAGAGGAAGTTGTTCGATTTTTTATTCCTCTCTCAGCAAAAAGACAATACACGGAAGCACGTTTGTTGTACCCTTCGAACATTATGATTGCACAGTCAAAACAGCCTGCTCCAATGTCTTTACAGCAGGCGCTCAAAGAAGAACAGCAATTGCAGCAAATGAAACTTGAGGATGCACAATTTTTATTGAAAATGGCTCATTTTATATTCATAATCGCTATTTTATGTTTAAGTGCTGCTTTTCTATTACGATTAATACCACAACGTATAGCACGTAGTACTCCATTTGACGATACCATATTGATGCACGACCCATTGCAACTTTATATGATTGACCGCGTTGGTCAAAAAGATAACTATGCTTTTTTCGCTGGGATATTAGCGCTTGTCAGAAAGGGACTCGTTACGATAAGTGAGACGACTACACCTGTACGCTTTGCACATGATGAGGACGCACCGGCAAAAACGTTGAAATTCACTTTAAAAAAGGGGGATACAACCCTTTCGAGTAGTGAAATGACCTTAGTTGACTGGCTTTTTACACGAAAAGTTAAAGGTGGCTCTCGCATCTTTTCAATAAGCAATATTTATGGTGCGACATTGCAAGAAAAAAAAGAAAAGAAAGAAATGCATGGTCACTATATCCGCCGTTCTCGTTTTATGCAAAAGGAGCAAATTTGGTATACCGATGTTGTCAAAGAAATGAAAGAAGCAGGCATAATGAGCAATAGCATAAGCAAATTAATAAGCAAAATAATTTTAGCCATCGTACTTATTAGCATTATTTTTGCTAGTTTTGCTGAAACCCTTTCAGGCCTGGCACTAACATTTTATATTATTAGTGCAGTCTATTGTTTGAGAAAAGGAAATGTCACATATAACCGAAAGCCAATGTATCTATTTTTTGCAATTTCCTTTATTATTTCTTACTTTTTTATAGATAGCCCATTACGTCTTTCTTATAGCTTTTTTATATTGGCAAGTGCTCTTCTTTTCACTGCACTTCCGCCGTTTTTTTTATCAAAAGAAGCAATAAAAATACGCAGGCATATTAACGCTTTTAAAAAGGTAGCTCCTTTTCCCATTTCATCTGTCATCACACTAGATGAACAGTTAGCACTAGCACTTCTTTTAAAAACGGAGAAAATCGCAATTCATAAAGATAAAATTGACGAGACACCGCTAGCCACATTTATTTTGACAAATGGCGACCCTTTTGACTATCTACTAACAACATGGAAATTAAGTAACCCACCATTCGCTTTTATGTCCTCCGACAAATCAAGTAGCAGCAGTTATTCTGATGGAGGAGGATATAGCGGAGGTGGAGGGGGGAGCGGCGATGGTGGGGGCGGTGCTGGTGCAGACTAAAAAACCCCAAACCTTTTCATCTCGTTGGGTTTTGAAATATGAATGGGACTGTAATGGGGGATTCCAAATGATTTTTGGGTACCCCCTTGCATTATTTTATTGCGTTTTCATCCATTATTCCTCAGCCGAAATTAATAAAGGCTCAGCTAAAAATATTACTGTATTTATTGCATATATACTCGCAAACTAAACAAAAAGTAAGCAGTCTTCCTTGTACTTTTTAATGTATTTATATTCTAAACTGATATTTTGAATTTCTGAATTTCAGCTTGTAAATGCTGAACATTTCCATTTAAAGCTATCGCAACACCATTAACTTGTTGCATTGTTGCAGATTGTTGCTCCATCGCGGCAGCAATCATTTCCAGACTTGCACTTATACCTTCTGCACCATTTGCAATCTCACCTACAGATGCCGTTACCTCCTGTGAACTAGCCGAAAGCTGTTCAGACGTTGCTGAAATATCCTCAATTTGATTGGTCATATGATTAACTGCTTGAACGATTGTTGTGAATGAATCACCAGCTTCGCTTATAATGCGTACACCATCACTTACAGATGCTAGTGATTCCGTTACAGCTCGTTCTACATCAAGTGTATCTGCTTGAATTTCTGTCGTTAGATGAACAATTGAGTTTGCTGAATTTTTGGATTCCTCCGCAAGCTTACGAACCTCGTCCGCTACAACTGCAAAGCCTTTCCCATGCTCTCCAGCCCGCGCTGCCTCAATAGCAGCATTCAATGCAAGTAAATTTGTTTGATCCGTAATATCTGTAATAACTTTTGTGATGTTATTTATTTCTACTGTTTGTTGGCTTAGCTTTTGAACTAGCTCATTTACAATACTTGTCGTAGAATGTATCGCACTCATTTGATTTTTTGCTTGATTAATAATATTGCCACCATGATTTGCCGCATCTGATGCATCAATTGCGCTAGAGTTTAGCTCTTGTGTTGCCTCAGCAATACGCTGAACACCTATAGCCGTTTCTTCCATTGCACGGGCACTTTCCAAAGAGGAGGTAGCTGATATTGTTGCATTTTCTGAGGCATGCTCTACACGCTTCGCAACATCCTCTGATGTTGCTGAAATTTCCTCAGTGCTCACCGTTAATTCCATTGCTGAAGAACTTAAATCATTGGAATTCTGCTGAATATTTTTAATTAGATTCGACAGATTATTTTTCATCGTATTGAACGAAATAGCTAGCTGTCCAACCTCATCCTTCACTTTCATATGAATATCGTCCTGTGTCAAATCACCAGAGGCAACAATATTTACTTTATCTACAATGAAACGAAGCGGGGCCGTAATCGTTTTACGAACAAAAATGATTAAAACACTAAATATAAGTGCACTAATTAACAATGCAACAATTGCCACTATTTTTGTTAAATTAATTGCCCCTTGGGTTTCCTGCTTAATGTTCTCAAGCTGCTCTTCCTGATACGCCACAGCACTATCCGATGCAGCTAAAATTCCTAAGTTTGCCTCACGCATTTTTGTGCCTACTAGCTGTTTAGCTAATTCTAGCTGACCACTTTTATAAGCAGCAATCATCTCATCGGCACCCTCATTAAATATTTCATTAAAAGCTTTAATATCATTTACATATGCTTTCATATCTTCACTTTTCACTAAGCTCTCTAA
This genomic interval carries:
- a CDS encoding methyl-accepting chemotaxis protein; protein product: MNLRNSLTFQLGTIIAGILVVMLSISSFATYITAYNKIYEAAGIEAYGCANITTGLIAAADVEQALNGNDAKKQEMSDALNWTTAHKNIFQTQYILTLEGTLLALDQHLVQDGFKIGDAFYVDEKAVSALLQDKHPTYSEIYTYGGMERLSGYAPIFKDHDPTKEIIAISVIDFDANIVKERTWDVVRNGILISIFPMFLASVITGFLIRRKVKPISILINQAKEIANGNLAVDKTMIKNHDEVGDLALTLNQMIDNLQSMILSMRQTSHTLSSNAEKSASTLNSMTDTMKSVADNISEVTGSITGGMHNAEKASDALADLAKELQIMKTKADHTVENSHTTLKIARDGEQRALDINNDIALIQKGSDEVSQTVENLVASATKIQAITTTISEIAAQTNLLALNASIESARAGEHGKGFAVVAEEVRKLAEQSNREVSQVETLVQDIMVNIEHVIASSKDNTKYIEKGTETVKLTTESLHAISQAVTETVEEIIGISSMMTAEAEKSEHVVQMIQHLTIAIGEIETAMNSLTSATLQTTDSIDEVAQSSNETNEMAHTLNEHVKVFTLKE
- a CDS encoding DUF2207 domain-containing protein; this encodes MKKEYMIILFAFIIFLSTAHYVDARSFSIDRVHIKAWIEPNGDVLINEVFNYSFSGQYKKIQRSIQTDGHDGVEFFEAHLLQNHNAEPGFIGKDQLQPLNVDLEGNTYNAELPSNDEKITVFFLYKLKNAVRSYDTYSDLTIPFFGMGSNHSEDLHNVTIDFVFPQAMQNYYPFLHGADGEITGQTEEVVRFFIPLSAKRQYTEARLLYPSNIMIAQSKQPAPMSLQQALKEEQQLQQMKLEDAQFLLKMAHFIFIIAILCLSAAFLLRLIPQRIARSTPFDDTILMHDPLQLYMIDRVGQKDNYAFFAGILALVRKGLVTISETTTPVRFAHDEDAPAKTLKFTLKKGDTTLSSSEMTLVDWLFTRKVKGGSRIFSISNIYGATLQEKKEKKEMHGHYIRRSRFMQKEQIWYTDVVKEMKEAGIMSNSISKLISKIILAIVLISIIFASFAETLSGLALTFYIISAVYCLRKGNVTYNRKPMYLFFAISFIISYFFIDSPLRLSYSFFILASALLFTALPPFFLSKEAIKIRRHINAFKKVAPFPISSVITLDEQLALALLLKTEKIAIHKDKIDETPLATFILTNGDPFDYLLTTWKLSNPPFAFMSSDKSSSSSYSDGGGYSGGGGGSGDGGGGAGAD
- a CDS encoding methyl-accepting chemotaxis protein; protein product: MSIGKKLNLSFFSMVAILLLMAGINFFSVNNIETKTEEALERRVEQIRTVDNLRFNLAMEGVYGRAILLSGDQASFDLFEGYRQDFRGQLEHLESLVKSEDMKAYVNDIKAFNEIFNEGADEMIAAYKSGQLELAKQLVGTKMREANLGILAASDSAVAYQEEQLENIKQETQGAINLTKIVAIVALLISALIFSVLIIFVRKTITAPLRFIVDKVNIVASGDLTQDDIHMKVKDEVGQLAISFNTMKNNLSNLIKNIQQNSNDLSSSAMELTVSTEEISATSEDVAKRVEHASENATISATSSLESARAMEETAIGVQRIAEATQELNSSAIDASDAANHGGNIINQAKNQMSAIHSTTSIVNELVQKLSQQTVEINNITKVITDITDQTNLLALNAAIEAARAGEHGKGFAVVADEVRKLAEESKNSANSIVHLTTEIQADTLDVERAVTESLASVSDGVRIISEAGDSFTTIVQAVNHMTNQIEDISATSEQLSASSQEVTASVGEIANGAEGISASLEMIAAAMEQQSATMQQVNGVAIALNGNVQHLQAEIQKFKISV